GGTGAGAAAATAGGCACGCAAGTAAGGGAGGAATAATTATGTATCTAGATGTTCATAAGCAGGCTGAAGAAAAAATGAAAAAAACTATTAAGGCGTTTAAGGAAGATCTAAATAGCATAAGGGCAGGTAGAGCCAACCCAACTTTATTAGATAGAATTACTATTGATTATTATGGTACACAGACACCGTTAAACCAAATTTCAAATATTTCTGCACCTGAACCAAGATTGCTTGTAATACAGCCTTGGGATGCTAATGTAATATCACAAATTGAAAAATCAATTTTAAAATCAGATTTAGGACTAAATCCATCAAATGATGGAAAGCTAATTAGATTAGCAATACCGCAATTAACAGAAGAGAGAAGAAAAGAACTTATTAAGGTAGTTAAGAAAAATTCTGAAAATGCAAAAGTTGCTATAAGAAATGGTAGAAGAGAAGCAAATGAACAAATTAAAAAAATGCAAAAGGCTTCTGAACTAAC
This sequence is a window from Proteiniborus ethanoligenes. Protein-coding genes within it:
- the frr gene encoding ribosome recycling factor, translated to MYLDVHKQAEEKMKKTIKAFKEDLNSIRAGRANPTLLDRITIDYYGTQTPLNQISNISAPEPRLLVIQPWDANVISQIEKSILKSDLGLNPSNDGKLIRLAIPQLTEERRKELIKVVKKNSENAKVAIRNGRREANEQIKKMQKASELTEDEQKQAEEQMQKITDKYIEEIDSILVQKEKELLEV